The Pseudophryne corroboree isolate aPseCor3 chromosome 3 unlocalized genomic scaffold, aPseCor3.hap2 SUPER_3_unloc_80, whole genome shotgun sequence genomic sequence tcaaaaggttcAACTTTTGTAGAGGGCGCGAACTTCAAACCCTTTTCTAGGAGGGTACGTTCTTCTTCTAACAACTTGTGGCTACTACCCGGTATACAACACAACACAAAAAGGTAGAAAAGATCTTAAAAAAGCACTGGCATCTATTGAAGAAAGACCCGGTAATAGGCAATGACCTCCCAGATTTGCCTGTGTGTATATTTCGGAGGGCACCCAATTTGAAAACAGAGTTAGTAAAAAGTCTCCATCCTAGCTCTCCAAAAACATCCACAATTTTATCAAAAGGTTTTTACAGATGTGCAAACTGTATAGGttgcaaaaatgtaaaaaacattttTGGAAATAAAATAGAGAAGGTGAATATTAATGGAAAAGAATGTAACATCAGGGAATTTATAACATGTAATTCTACCAATGTAATCTATGGTATAGAATGTTCGTGTAGCCTTTTTTACATTGGTAGAACCAGCAGGCAATTAAAGATAAGAGTAGGAGAACACCTACGGAACATCAGAAAGGGAGTAGAGACCCATGCTCTTTCCAGCcattttaaagagaaacataaTAGTGATGTCAATCATATAAAGAATTTTTTTGGTCTACGAAAAATCACCTGTGATCCAAGGAATAGTGATATTAGTAAGAAATTAGCAAAAAATGAGATGCAGATGATACATCAATTCGAAACCCTAGTACCAAAAGGAATCAACAAGgatttcgaattgaaatggttcctATGAGGGAGCCAAGGGTGTCTTTGACCATTCTTCTGTTCCTTTTCCTTTTCCTTCCAATCGTTTATGTataccatttttatttatttatttatatttatgtggATAAACTAAAGTACTGTTTATAAAGGTGTTTAATGTAAACCCGAAAAGATCCTGTTTATAACCAGTGTCTTTATACATTTAAGGAACACCTAACCATTCTGGTTCTGAAATAAAACACTGGACTCCGTCCGATACGGAAATCGTTCCCCGTACTGAGTTAAAAGACTCATCTTCAATGTGGAACTGTGAAGAATGAGCAGAGAGAGACGGGGAGCATTCTCCGGAGATGCATGATTCACTTCCGGTTAAGGACATGACGCTGCGGGAgttgcggaacgtcacttccggtcagtgacGCGGCGTCTACACATCACCGGAGGATAGAAAGCGGGAAAATCGAACACTCACAAAACCAATAACGGACTGAATGGAGAGGGATTGCTCTATTAGATGTATAGAGATAGGGAAATTATAGGTGatccatgtctagttttagggataTTAATAGGTTTTAGGTgatgggtataaaaaccctgggatGTTTGTCCTCCATACATCTTGAGGAAGATACCTttgtgtattgaaacgcgttggtgaggaggggcTCTGCAAGCGGAGGACTACTATCCAGGACGAAGGACTGtttccagggacgcctgaggtCTCTTCAGTAATCCTGCGAAAAAGTCTATTTTTTAGaatagaccattccatctggtaggagtccgaTATTTGCAGATGTCATTATTTGGCTGTTTTAAAAAACTGTTTTGTCTACTTGTCGATTGGTAGACCACCTTTAATGGTGGGAGGCTAATTTTTATCTTTGTTTGTAAAAATAAAATGTGGTTTTACACTATGGGAGCGTATCTCTGTCTTTACATGTAATATCCTGAGGAGGTACGGTTGAAAATTTTGGAAGGAGGATCCTTCAAGAGGAAAGACCCTGTGGGATCATTTGGAGTTTCAAACGCCATTTTTATCTATCATTAATCTGATAGACAAAATTAAGGGTACGAGTTTTCCCGTAAAGACTTATTAGAAATACCAGAAAGATATAACACTATATGTATTCTTTTTTGTTTTTTGAGGTCACATGAGACTCTGAGAGATTCATCAAAATCAATAAGTATTTTTGTGTGTGCGCTATTCCATGTGGAGGGATTCTTTTTctgataaaatacataaccactgccgtgggtcataacagtttgATTGTGAACAAAATGTCCCATTATGGGACTGGTGGGTATAGGTCACGCAGCTTAGCATTAAGTGCATCTATCTTTCCTTTAGTTGGGTCACCATAATCATTTGCAGAGAGATCAATACTGGTTGTGAGGGATTCTGCTAAATCCTCAGGTAAAGTATATAATATCTGTTTTAGATCTCTGCAAGTAAACTTATGTACATAATACACCTGTGAGAGGTACCTACAAGTGGCATTAGAGTTTTTCCTCGGGTCTGGGAATCCAGCTTTTACACTTAACAGATCAGTTTTTGATAGTGGGTAACTGACCTCAACTGAGGAAGCTGGTACAGCCGGGCTTACAGCAGTATCTCCTTCACCTTTCACTTCTGCCCTACCCGGTAATTTCATTGTGTGCATAGTATTCAGTGCTATGGTCTCACTGTCAGTATCTATGATGGCTTGGTCTGTAGGCACTTGTATGGTGTACGCTGCAAGCTGATCTTGTCTGACTGCCTCAATGATTTCTCTTGTCCCTATGCGGTGGAATACACGCTGTCCTGTGTTATTTAGTATTCTGTAATTAAACCTGGGTCCATCTCTGAGTGTTCTTATGGACTGTGCAATATGTGCAGGTATACTGGTGACATTGAGACATGCTTGATTACCACTTATATATACGGGAGAGGTCACTGGTGGAGTAGCAAAGGAAAGCTTAGGTAGCAGAAGCTGATAGAAATCAGGGGAGTTAGCAGATGGATGGGAGACAGAAGAAGCAGAAGAGTCATCAGAGATTATAGACAAGGTGTAAGATTTTCCTGTAATATGTCAATGTCATGTTCTGTGTCACCATCTTGTTCTTGGTGTGGGCTTCTTTGGTCAGAGCCATGTGCCGTAGGTGGACTATGTGTTGTGTACTTGTGGATATTACAGGAGGGCAGAGCCCTGGGCGTCCTGTGCTGGTGGAGGTATGTACGAAGGCTGTACAGCAGGAGGAACTGCACTGTGAAAAGCTGGAAACTGGATGAATGCTGCGTCATCCTCTAGGCTGGATATGTCATTAGGTGTATTTTGTAGTGACTAATTCTCTTACTGGATATAGAGATGCTGGTGatgctgtgatattgttgtatggtGGAGGATTACTGTGAGGGTTTGGTGTCAGTACATGTGTCAATACAGAGGTTAATCTTAACGTTATCTGCAGTCCAGTTACACATTTCCTTTTTCCATAAATCTAAAACCTGCAAATGTTTAATGCGCTCATTAGGTTTTATAACTGACTTTACCCGTTTCTCAAGGCATTGAAGTACTACGGGGTCAAAACTGCCCGTGTTAGGAAATGGTACAGTCTCATCCTGTGTGATGTCATTCCACTTAGAAACATACTGGACACACGGTTCTCCATAAAGGCTGAACATACAATTAGCAGCAGTACTGTCATTACTGTCTGAAGAGTCACTTCCCATTTTTCAACAACACAGTATATTATTCCTCCCAATTTGTCGCCTGGACTGCTCTCTGTGGCCACAAAGAGTCTCAAATAGACAGCGCGTGAGCGTCTTTCAGAAATTTGTGATGCCAAACTATACGTTATATCAACAAGTGACTCACTTCTCTATTCCCTTATTCCTTCACAGGGAATACTATTCCGGAACTAAAACAACATCAAAATCCAAAACTAAACTCACTTTTCTATTCAAGCCGGCATAAATCCTACAATATCTTATCTATGTACTTTAGACTATCAAATAACACAATACAGCGGCATCAGTTAGGATGAGGCAATTTCCCTTTATCTCAATGGTATACGCATACTATGCAGTACTATCAGTGCCTTGATAAACAGTGCAGAGAGACGAGAGAATAAAATCATGTAAAAGACATAACAGTATCGTAATGTGTTACTTATGCATGAATATGGATCGCAAGAACTGACCGACTGTTCCGAGTTCAGCATAACCAGCGTCCCAGCAGCCACAGAATACTTTGACCAGAGGCAGCAGAGCAAGGGTacaggtattatatatatataaaaggtataGGTAGCTCTGGGAGCAGCCGGCTGATGTCCCCTTTGTCTGTTACACCTGGGAAAGGTGGTCTGCCGTAGAAGCGGGTCGAAGTTAATTGAACGTTGCCCCCaaatgataatgtcgatttatCATAAAAAGAATTGGGAAGTCTTCATTGCGATGATATTCAGcacatagaatttattatcaaataagAGGCCACGCCTATAATTCTGTGCAGAGAaacgtgacccaagacagacttcatcaatgatacCTGTGCCTTCAGGGCATTTCAGGCTTACATATATATAGTACATGATTATACAATAATTCCTAACTGATTAATCAATTGGGCATACATCTAGATATCACGGGGAACATGGATTGATTGATGGTGAATAACCTGAAGTGCCAAATATGGTCAGCTGAGCTAATTGCACGGCCGATCTTCTCCTGAAAATGGCAGACTGGctccatgagtcttggatctccTAGTCACATCAATTGGGCTTCTCAATAGGCCTTCTCagcataaaggtcattcttgttcataatggcatattgtttgtccaaagcaaaggtccatcagatattcattatcatgtcctctttctcctgacataaaaccctcataaaatgtcattaagttctggatatctaaatacaagggtctctattGTTAGATACAAAGTCTCTGTCAGGTGATataacatttccccttctgtatatggaacatatggtgtaactagatcagacttctgtcattctcaccagtaataatgttacttatacattttcccttctgtatatgtaacgtatggtgtaactagatcagacttctgtcattctcaccggtaataatgttacttatacatttccccttctgtatatgtaacgtatggtgtaactagatctgactcctgtcattctcaccagtaataatgttacttatacatttccccttctgtatatgtaacgtatggtgtaactagatctgacgcctgtcattctcaccagtaataatgttacttatacatttccccttctgtatatgtaacgtatggtgtaactagatctgactcctgtcattctcaccagtaataatgttacttatacatttccccttctgtatatgtaacgtatggtgtaactagatctgactcctgtcattttcaccagtaataatgttacttatacatttccccttctgtatatgtgacgtatggtgtaactagatctgactcctgtaactctcaccagtaataatgttacttatacatttccccttctgtatatgtaacgtatggtgtaactagatctgactcctgtaactctcaccagtaataatgttacttatatatttcccattctgtatatgtaacgtatggtgtaactagatctgactcctgtcattctcaccagtaataatgttacttatacatttccccttctgtatatgtaacgtatggtgtaactagatctgactcctgtcattctcaccagtaataatgttacttatacatttccccttctgtatatgtaacgtattgtgtaactagatctgactcctctcattctcaccagtaataatgttacttatacatttccctgtctgtatatgtaacgtatggtgtaactagatctgactcctgtcattctcaccagtaataatgttacttatacatttccccttctgtatatgtaacgtatggtgtaactagatctgactcctgtcattttcaccagtaataatgttacttatacatttccccttctgtatatgtgacgtatggtgtaactagatctgactcctgtaactctcaccagtaataatgttacttatacatttccccttctgtatatgtaacgtatggtgtaactagatctgactcctgtaactctcaccagtaataatgttacttatatatttcccattctgtatatgtaacgtatggtgtaactagatctgactcctgtcattctcaccagtaataatgttacttatacatttccccttctgtatatgtaacgtatggtgtaactagatctgactcctgtcattctcaccagtaataatgaaacttatacatttccccttctgtatatgtaacgtattgtgtaactagatctgactcctctcattctcaccagtaataatgttacttatacatttccctgtctgtatatgtaacgtatggtgtaactagatctgactcctgtcattctcaccggtaataatgttacttatacatttccccttctgtatatgtaacgtatggtgtaactagatctgactcctgtcattctcaccagtaataatgttacttatacatttccccttctgtatatgtaacgtatggtgtaactagatctgactcctgtcattctcaccagtaataatgttacttatacatttccccttctgtatatgtaacgtatggtgtaactagatctgactcctgtcattctcaccagtaataatgaaacttatacatttccccttctgtatatgtaacgtatggtgtaactagatcttactcctgtcattctcaccagtactaatgttacttatacatttccccttctgtatatgtaacgtatggtgtaactagatcagacttctgtcattctcaacggtaataatgttacttatatatttccccttctgtatatggaacgcatggtgtaactagatctgactcctgtcattctcaccagtaataatgttacttatacatttcctcttctgtatgtgtaacgtatggtgtaactagatctgactcctgtcattctcaccagtaataatgttacttatacatttccccttctgtatatgcaacgtatggtgtaactagatctgactcctgtcattctcaccagtaataatgttacttatacatttccccttctgtatatgtaaagtatggtgtaactagatctgactcctgtcactctcaccagtaatgatgttacttatacatttccccttctgtatatgtaacgtatggtgtaactagatctgactcctgtcattctcaccagtaataatgttacttatacatttccccttctgtgtatgtgacgtatggtgtaactagatccgacttctgtcactctcaccagtaataatgttacttatacatttccccttctgtatatggaacgtatggtgtaactagatctgactcctgtcattctcaccggtattaatgttacttatacatttccccttctgtatatggaacgtgtggtgtaactagatctgactcctgtcattctcaccagtaataatgttacttatacatttccccttctgtatatgtaacgtatgttctaactagatctgactcctgtcattctcacgagtaataatgttacttatacatttccccttctgtatatgtaacgtatggtgtaactagatctgactcctgtcattctcaccagtaataatgttacttatacagcaCTTTCCTCCCAATAGCACTCACAGAACtttacattcacatttacacagagcACAAGATACACAATAAGTAGAACAGAATAAAGGACTCAGCatgtgggatgtattatttaggaagtgaaggaacattaatgtaacagtcatcagtctgtttGTGGTCTCCAGAGTGGAGGTCTCTTGGACTGTGTGAGCCAGcaggttccatggtcagggctacaATGCTAACAGATCATCCACAAATGAATTACGGCAGATTCTTGGtgctgctggtaacagtccatctgcagatggaagtaaccagggcagtaaggaggcagaagctgcttctggtacctttgaccctggtcatgtaggcctgggagagtcagtaagattatgtaatagtcaccatcttacaggcagccggtgaagggagcagagaatggatgttatgtggcaggaacgggctggttaggtaacagcctggctgctgcattctgtacaagctacaagcggtgcaattctattgctgggagacccaggtagaggacattgcagtagtctatgtgtgatgatacaagtgcatgtatgactgtaggtagatcttctgagggacttAAGTACTGGAGTCTGGCTATGGTTCTCAGATGAGGATCTTTGGCTGATACCGGATGTCTAAGTGTcattccaccatccaggacacaaaGGTTCCATACAAACTCTGAACCCCTAAGTGTAGGTCTGGTCGTCAAAGCAGCAGTCTTACCATTTGTTGCTGAGcttctacattattattattatcctttatttatatggcatcacaagggttccgcagcacccaattacagagtacatgtgcacataatcaaaacaggaaaacagtgacttacagttgaagacaatataggacaagtacagggtaactaagcataactacaccagtaaatgacatagagataagttccaggatggccaaaaaactgcaggatttgggcagttgaggattattaaagtaagaaaaggataagcacatgggggaagagggccctgcttgtgagagcttacattctaaggggagggatagacagacaggggtgacacagatggggtacatagagagcgtggaacagagggttaggatgacagttggctgggtttggtaaagaaatgggtcttaagagcccgtttgaagttttgtagagaggtggagagtctgatggggagaggtagggaattccagagaaagggagcagcacgtgaaaaatcttggataggagtggaagtaatcagaagacaggcgagtcggcatgcattagcatatGGACCTGTTTCACTAGGACTGAGTCATGGCCAACTTGCATCACCCAcatctggagctcagctagacatttagtaTTGGTATTGttttcagtacccggagcaaagacAGGTTATCTGCATAGCAGAGGTAAAGGAGGACATGACGTCTTATTATTTCACCCAGTAGCAGCATGTATATTGTAAAAAAAACACAGGACATAAGATAAAACCTGAAGGAACATTGCAGGGAAATGGTGAAGATGAGTatatccagaagattaaaatggttcaccacctgtgtgatgtctactctgtccaacaagagctgatttattaatcactcagagcatgcaaatggcttcacacctgtgtgagttctctcatgttgaacaagatgtgatttccgtataaaacctttcccacactcagaacatgaaaatggcttctctccagtgtgacttctctcatgtctaacaagatgtgatttctgtataaaccctttcccacactcagtacatgaaaatggcttctcacctgtgtgacttctctcatgtctaacaagatgtgatttccgtataaaacatttgccacactcagaacatgaaaatggcttctcacttgtgtgacttctttcatgtctaacaagataggacttgtgtgaaaaaccttttccacactcagaacatgcaaatggcttctcacctgtgtgacttctctcatgtataacaagatatgacttgtgtgaaaaaccttttccacactcagaacatgaaaatggcttctctccggtgtgacttctctcatgtataacaagatatgacttgtgtgaaaaaccttttccacactcagaacaagaaaatggcttctctccagtgtgacttctttcatgttgaacaagatttgattttagtgaaaaacatttcccacactcagaacatgtaaatggcttctctccggtgtgacttctctcatgtctaacaagagttgatttctgtgcaaaacatttcccacactcagaacatgaaattgGCCCCTCTCCGGTGTgatttctctcatgtataacaagacaaGACTTGTGTGAAAAACGTtttccacattcagaacatgaaaatggcttctctccggtgtgacttctctcatgttgaacaagatgtgatttccgtgtaaaacatttcccacactcagaacatgaaaatggcttctcaccggtgtgacttctctcatgttgaacaagatgtgatttacgtgtaaaacatttcccacactcagaacatgtaaatggactCTCACCTATGTGagttttctgatgtataacaaaatatgatttggatgtaaaacatttcccacactcagaacatgaaaatggcttctcacctgtgtgacttctctcatgtataacaagagataATTTCtgagcaaaacatttcccacacttagaacatggaaatggcctctcacctgccttacctgtctgatgggtaataggctttgtgttttgtgtaaaacatttggcatctatagaacagggaaacactgtatctactgtcagtgctgtaacagatgcaccaatatcagtgtgatcaggagaacatttcccaggatcagagggatcagctgatagagctggatataCAATTGGGGTAatagggttatctcctggagaatcctgtctactgtcattatcttttatgtcacaatccggggataaaattagatgtccttctgagatattcctgcttgtgtgtccatctgctggaaataaaatacattatggaaatgtgaattTTCATAAAACAATTAATATCTGGTAAAGCTTATGATCAAAACTGGAAAATTACTATAAAATGAGTAGataagacccagggtgttacatggTACAATATATAATCCTGTAACAGACACTGTATTCAGTACTGTATCTCTGGCATTGCATTTATGTTTATCtttaaaataatacaaggaagcTTGGACAGGAGTGTtactaacactgagagaacatgtgggattactagaggtgacatgggttgtgcagtaatataacattgcctgtgcatacatttaggtaacactgagagatcatgtggtattactagaggtgacatgggttgtgcagtaatataacatcacctgtgcatacatttaggtaacactgagatcatgtgggattactagaggtgacatgggctgtgcagtaatataacatcgcctgtgcatacatttaggtaacactgggataatgtggaattactagaggtgacatgggctgtgcagtaatataacatcgcctgctcatacatttaggtaacactgagagaacatgtgggattactagaggtgacatgggctgtgcagtaatataacatcacctgtgcatacatttaggtaacactgagatcatgtgggattactagaggtgacatgggctgtgcagtaatataacatcacatgtacatacatttaggtaacactgagatcatgtgggattactagaggtgacatgggctgtgcagtaatataacattgcctgtgcatacatttaggtaacactgagatcatgtgggattactagaggtgacacgggctgtgcagtaatataacatctcctgtgcatacaattaggtaacactgagagatcatgtgggattactagaggtgacatgggctgtgcagtaatataacatcgcctgtgcatacaattaggtaacactgagagatcatgtgggattactagaggtgacatgggctgtgcagtaatataacatcgcctgtgcatatatttaggtaacactgagagatcatgtgggattactagaggtgacatgggctgtgcagtaatataacatcacctgtgcatacatttaggtaacactgagatcatgtgggattactagagatgacatgggctgtgcagtaatataacatcacctgtgcatacatttaggtaacactgagatcatgtgggattactagaggtgacatgggctgtgcagtaatataacatcacctgtgcatacatttaggtaacactgagatcatgtgggattactagaggtgacatgggctgtgcagtaatataacatcacctgtgcatacatttaggtaacactgagagatcatgtgggcttactagaggtgacatgggctgtgcagtaatataacatcgcctgtgcatacatttaggtaacactgagagatcatgtgggattactagaggtgacatgggctgtgcagtaatataacatcgcctgtgcatatatttaggtaacactgagagatcatgtgggattactagaggtgacatgggctgtgcagtaatataacatcgcctgtgcatacatttaggtaacactgagatcatgtgggattactagaggtgacatgggccgtgcagtaatataacatcgcctgtgcatacatttaggtaacactgagatcatgtgggattactagagatgacatgggctgtgcagtaatataacatcgcctgtgcatacatttaggtaacactgagagatcatgtgggattactagaggtgacatgagctgtgcagtaatataacatcgcctgtgcatacatttaggtaacactgagaaaatgtgggattactagaggtgacatgggctgtgcagtaatataacatcacctgtgcatacatttaggtaacactgagacatcatgtgggattactaaaggtgacatgggctgtgtagtaatattacatctcctgtgcatacatttaggtaatactgagagatcatgtgggattactagaggtgatatgggctgtgtagtaatataacatcgcctgtgcatacatttaggtaacactgagatcatgtgggattactagaggtgacatgggctgtgcagtaatataacatcgcctgtgcatacatttacgtaacactgagagatcatatgggattactagaggtgacatgggctgtgcagtaatataacatcacctgtgcatacatttaggtaacactgagagatcatgtgggattactagaggtgacatgggctgtgcagtaatataacatcgcctgtgcatacatttaggtaacactgagagaacatgtgggattactagaggtgacatgggctgtgcagtattataacatcgcctgtgcatacatttaggtaacactgagagatcatgtgggattactagaggtgacatgggctgtgtagtaatataacatcgcctgtgcatacatttaggtaacactgagagatcatgtgggattactagaggtgacatgggctgtgcagtaatataacatcgcctgtgcatacgtttaggtaacactgagagatcatgtgggattactagaggtgacatgggctgtgcagtaatataacatcacctgtgcatacatttaggtaacactgagagaacatgtgggattactagaggtgacatgggctgtgcagtaatataacatcacatgtgcatacatttaggtaacactgagaccatgtgggattattagaggtgacatgggctgtgcagtaatataacatcgcctgtgcatacatttaggtaacactgagagatcatgtgggattactagatgtgacatgggctgtgcagtaatataacattgcctgtgcatacatttaggtaacactgagagatcatgtgggattactagaggtgacatgggctgtgcagtaatataacattgcctgtgcatacatttaggtaacactgagagatcatgtgggattactagaggtgatatgggctgtgtagtaatataacatcgcctgtgcatacattttggtaacactgagatcatgtgggattactagaggtgacatggactgtgcagtaatataacatcgcctgtgcatacatttaggtaacactgagagatcatatgggattactagaggtgacacgggctg encodes the following:
- the LOC134984799 gene encoding zinc finger protein ZFP2-like isoform X2; translation: MMENHRPLTSLDGPINRDTPERCPRPLYSQDCTEENHGIPQEDQVERLSDIKIEDIEGEEETYVTDIKAEDIEGEEETYVTDIKAEDIEGREETYVTDIKAEDMEGEEETYVTDIKAEDTEGEEETYVTDMKAEDIEGEEETYVTDIKAEDIEGEEDTYVTDMKAEDIKGEEETYVTDIKAEDIEGEEETYVTDIKAEDIEREEETYVTDIKAEDIEGEEETFVTDIKAEDTEEEEETYVTDIKAEDIKREEETYVTDINAEDIEGEEETYVTDMKAEDTEGEEETYVSDIKTEDTEGEEETYVTDIKAEDTEGEEETYVRGDQQCKEEEIPTDISTDGHTSRNISEGHLILSPDCDIKDNDSRQDSPGDNPITPIVYPALSADPSDPGKCSPDHTDIGASVTALTVDTVFPCSIDAKCFTQNTKPITHQTGKAGERPFPCSKCGKCFAQKLSLVIHERSHTGEKPFSCSECGKCFTSKSYFVIHQKTHIGESPFTCSECGKCFTRKSHLVQHERSHTGEKPFSCSECGKCFTRKSHLVQHERSHTGEKPFSCSECGKRFSHKSCLVIHERNHTGEGPISCSECGKCFAQKSTLVRHERSHTGEKPFTCSECGKCFSLKSNLVQHERSHTGEKPFSCSECGKGFSHKSYLVIHERSHTGEKPFSCSECGKGFSHKSYLVIHERSHTGEKPFACSECGKGFSHKSYLVRHERSHTSEKPFSCSECGKCFIRKSHLVRHERSHTGEKPFSCTECGKGFIQKSHLVRHERSHTGEKPFSCSECGKGFIRKSHLVQHERTHTGVKPFACSE
- the LOC134984799 gene encoding zinc finger protein ZFP2-like isoform X1, with product MMENHRPLTSLDGPINRDTPERCPRPLYSQDCTEENHGIPQEDQVERLSDIKIEDIEGEEETYVTDIKAEDIEGEEETYVTDIKAEDIEGREETYVTDIKAEDMEGEEETYVTDIKAEDTEGEEETYVTDMKAEDIEGEEETYVTDIKAEDIEGEEDTYVTDMKAEDIKGEEETYVTDIKAEDIEGEEETYVTDIKAEDIEREEETYVTDIKAEDIEGEEETFVTDIKAEDTEEEEETYVTDIKAEDIKREEETYVTDINAEDIEGEEETYVTDMKAEDTEGEEETYVSDIKTEDTEGEEETYVTDIKAEDTEGEEETYVRGDQQCKEEEIPTDISTADGHTSRNISEGHLILSPDCDIKDNDSRQDSPGDNPITPIVYPALSADPSDPGKCSPDHTDIGASVTALTVDTVFPCSIDAKCFTQNTKPITHQTGKAGERPFPCSKCGKCFAQKLSLVIHERSHTGEKPFSCSECGKCFTSKSYFVIHQKTHIGESPFTCSECGKCFTRKSHLVQHERSHTGEKPFSCSECGKCFTRKSHLVQHERSHTGEKPFSCSECGKRFSHKSCLVIHERNHTGEGPISCSECGKCFAQKSTLVRHERSHTGEKPFTCSECGKCFSLKSNLVQHERSHTGEKPFSCSECGKGFSHKSYLVIHERSHTGEKPFSCSECGKGFSHKSYLVIHERSHTGEKPFACSECGKGFSHKSYLVRHERSHTSEKPFSCSECGKCFIRKSHLVRHERSHTGEKPFSCTECGKGFIQKSHLVRHERSHTGEKPFSCSECGKGFIRKSHLVQHERTHTGVKPFACSE